Sequence from the Methanobacterium alkalithermotolerans genome:
TTGGTTATCCATTGCCTTAAATCTTCTTTTAAGATTATTGGTTGGGCGGATTTCCATTTTTCAAGGTATTCCGGGCTTAAAAATTTTTCAGATATGAGATAATGTATTTTAAAGTCTTGAAAATCTTCTAGCAGACCTTCCAGCATGGCCTGGCCTTCTGCCAAAAGTGAAGGATCATTGAAACCAGAGGCGGTAGCATATTCAAAAATCAATAAATTCAAGGTCTACCTACTCCCTTAAAAATAACTCCATTTTTTTTAAATTCTGCCGGGTCCAGTATAGGGCGTGTGCAGATTAAAATTGAGTTTTTAATCATTTCAGGAGTAATTTGACGGTAGATATCGTGGTCTGTCATTAAAACCACACAATCACAGTTCAAAGCGTCTTCAAAAGCAACACTTACTCCTCCCATATTTTTTATGGTATTCTCTTCAACAAAGGGATCATGTACCAGAACCTCCGCTCCTTTCTGGATTATATCCCTTATAAACGGTTCAGCTGGAGTTTCTCTAGCATCTGCCACATTGCCTTTATAAGCCACCCCCAGCAGACCTACTTTTGAATCTATTAAACGTTTTCCACATGCTTCCAGGGATTCTTTTACCAGTCCCGCCACATGATGAGGCATGAATTCATTTATTTCCCGGGCAGTTTCAATTAGTCGGGCAGGATAACGGCCTTCTTTTGCCATTTCCACAATGAAATAAGGGTCAATAGAAAGACAGTGCCCACCAACCCCCGGACCAGGATTATGTATATTAACCCGGGGGTGATAATTTGCAGCATTTATAGCGTGGATAGCATCAATGCCCAGTGATTCACATACTAGGGCCAGTTCATTGGCCAGTGCAATATTGGTATCCCGGTAAGTATTTTCCATGAGCTTAACCATTTCGGCTGTTACCAGATTTTCAACAGTTATAACCTCTCCCTTAGTAATTTTACCATATAATGCTGCTGCTTTTTTTGCACTCTTCTGATCTACTCCCCCAATAACCCGGGCATTATGAGTCATTTCATATAAAGTGTTTTGAGGTAATGCCCTTTCAGGAGTATAAGCCACCCCAAAATCTTTGGAAGCCTTAAGACCACTTTTTTCTAATAAGGGAATTATGATATTTTGACAGGTATGGGGAGGGATAGTGCTTTCAATAATTACCAGATCATCCTTATTTAAAACTTTAGCTATGCTTTCACAGGCAGAAATAACTGCTGAAAGATCTGAGCATTTATTTTCATCAACAGGGGTAGGAACTACCACTATCATCACATTAGAATCTTTTACTAAGGTAGAAATACCATTATCTGCACTTAAAAGGCCTTTTTTAACTACATTCTCTACCAGTTCATCGAGTCCAGGTTCCATAATTGGTGATTTCCCATCGTTGACCATGGAAACTGTTTCTGAGTTTATATCAATTCCCACCACTTTATATCCGTTATCAGCGAATAATGCAGCAGTTGGTAGTCCCATATGGCCTAAACCAAATAATGCGATTCTGATTTTTTCTTCAGTCATTTTTTCCCCTATTTTTATAAATTAATCACTACTTTAATGATTATACTGAGGGTGGATTAAGTCCACATAGTTTAAATGAAATATTATCAGATTTTTATTCACCTGATGATTATTAAACATCTGAAATTATCTATCTTCTACAGATAAAATCTAAAATCTAATTTTTCTTTCTTAAGTTAAGAGTAACCTTGATTTATAAATATTCATCAAATAAAACCAATTTATTATATAAATTTAACTCCGGGTAAGGAAACTTTGGTTCCCCCTTATCATAAATTAACCTCAAAAGGGCATTTCTGGATTTTTCAAATTCTAAAACCGTTATTTTTTCATTAATAACTTCTGATTTACGGTTAAATGAACCCATTATATCTTCAGGTGGTTTAATAGTAAGGTTACCCTCATGAAATTCCTTTAAAGTAACATCCAATATTTTTTGAGATGATTTTCCATCACCATATGGATTAGGAGCATTTTTCATTTTATTCCGGGCTTCTTTATCTCTATTGATTTTTCGGGCTGCTTTTATAATTTTTTCCTTTTGAGCACCTACCAGGATGTTTCCCCCGGCATGAACTGTCTCCGGACGTTCAGTATTATATCTTAATGTTAAGCAGGGAACATCGAGAGTGATGGCTTCTTCCTGAAGTCCGCCTGAATCTGTAAGAATTATGTGGGACTTACTTAACAATAAAAGGAAATCCAGATAACCTGCTGGTTTAATTAGTTTTATGTGAGGAGTATTCATTAACCGGGAATAAAGGCCGAATTTTTCCAAATTTTTACGGGTTCGAGGATGTATAGGGAAAATAATTGTAAATTCATTCAGTTCTATCAAAGCCTGTACAATACTGTTTAATCTTTCAAAATCATCCACATTTTCTGCCCGGTGCATGGTAAGAGTAAGGACATTTTCTGCTTCAGGAATAAGAGAATCCTTGCTTTTTTTTTCAGCAATTTTTAAGTTACGTAAACAGGCATCAACCACAGTATTGCCGGTTATAAATATTTTTTTGGGATTTATACCCTCTGAAATAAGATTTATAGCAGATTCTTCTGTGGGAACATAATAAATTTCTGAACAAACATCCGCCACCATCCGGTTAATTTCTTCAGGCATAGTTTTATCAAAAGATCTTAAACCTGCTTCCACATGTCCTACTGGAATATGTAGTTTAGATGCCACCAGAGAACCAGAAAGAACCGCGTTTGTATCTCCCTGAACCATTACCAGGTCTGGTTTTTCTTCTTTTAAAACTTTTTCAATACCTTTCATCATTTCAGAAGTCTGTTCTGCATGAGAACCAGATCCTACTCCAATGTTAAAGTGAGGCTCTGGCAATTCCAGATCTAAAAAGAATTGATTTGACATTTCATGATCATAGTGTTGACCGGTATGTATCATGGAGAATTCTATATTTCTTTTTTTAATTTCGTCAATGACCGGAGCCATTTTAATTATTTCTGGCCGGGTCCCAATTATGATGGCGATTTTCATGATAATCAACTTTTTTTGATAAATAAATTATAATAAGTAAATAATAGATTAAAAATTATCAATCCACTGGTTTTCGTTTCCTTTTAGCCCGATACTCATCAATAACTGTCAAGAGCTTTTTTTCTTCCTCTTTTTTTCTTTGCTCTTTTAGTTTACTATTCCATTTTGCAATTTCATTATTTAAAGTTTCAGCTTTAATAATGGCAAATTCATCTACCATTCGTAGTTGCAGTTTATCTGCATTTATAACCGGTATATCTTCTTTTTCAAAAACTTCTCTAGCAGTATGGGACATTTGATCAGTTATTATTATAGCCTTTAGTCCTATATCTACCAGTACCGAAGCAGTATTAGAACCTCCCCCCCGTGAGGTTTTGAGTAAAATTACATCACCTTTTTTGATTTTCCAGTACTCACCAGCTTCTTTTATACCTTCTTTAGTAAATGATTTCACTATTTTAACTGGAACATCATTTTTCGAAATTTCCATGCTTCTGATTTTATGAATGGATTTTAAATTTTCTTCCAATCGTTTACGGTGAGATTTTTCCTCTTTATACTGGTTAATCAATTTTTTTATTAATTCTATCTTAGAAGAAAGCTCTTTATTAAGTAAAATATCCTTAGAATAGTCCTGGTGAACTTTATCTATCCTGGATTTAAGTTGGGATATCTCTTTTTTATTTCTTTGAATTTTATTTCTGGAGATTTTATTTTTATCCCTTAAATTTTTTATAATTCCTTCCTGTTTTTTTATCTGCTTTTCCTGAGTCTTAATTCTCTTTTTCAATTTCAATATGAATTCCGAGCTTTCAGGAAGAGATATATTATTTTCATCTGTTTTTGAAGTAGCATAATCCGGATAAGTATGAGGAGGTAAAATGTCCTCCGGTGATTTTTTAGATAATGGTGATTTTATTTCATTCCTTTGCTTATCCATAGCATTAAAACTATTTTTATCCCCTGAAACTTCGTTTATAGCCTTAGTAATAGGAGTCCCACTTATAAACAGGCTTTTGATTTTATCCATTTCTTCCGGATTTAAATCCATTTCACTGGTCTTCTTTTCAATTTGATTGAGCTTTTTTTCATAATTTTTGTAGGTTTTTATTGCTGCAGCAAGTGCGTCCCTTTGATGGGCATTTTCAATAACCTGACCTGGAGAAAGAGTCTTTATAAAAGAATCAACCAGTTCTTTTTTTGATTCAACACTCATAATCTTAGAGGGAGCGTAAATTTTGGAATTCAATGCGGTTGCTAATTTTTTCACAGATTTAGGAATGGGATAAACATCAGTGGCCACAATTAACGCCCTTCCAAATGATATAATGTTATTAATTACCTCTGCTTTAGATATCTCTTTAAAACTGGAGAGGAATAGAAGATTTCCAGAAAGATCTATTATGGCAATACCTACCGTTAAACCAGGATCGAATCCCACAATTATCCATGGATCTTTACGAAAAAAAGAACTTTTTTCCAGGTTATCCGGCTTATCTTTTAATAAATCATGTGAAACTCCATTATTATCTAAATTAAGAGCTTTATTTTTGTTTAAATCCCTTTTAAAAAAATTATTATAGTATAGCAGGTTAATTTCCTCCATCCCGCAGAATAATTAAATTATCCCGGTAACCTATTATCTATTATTTAAATCATACAGGAAATTATTTATCCTTTTCTAAGAATTAAAATAATTTTTATTAATCACCCATAAAACTTCAGTTTATTTTACTTAATGCCCCCTTAAAACTACATCAACCCATTAAAGCTATTAAGAAAGCTACTGAAATTTTTTTTGTACCCTGCCTAGCTAAAATTAAAGATTATTTTTTTTCCTGAAGTTCTATCATATTCTGGAGCATGGATTGCTCTACCATAGCCTGATTGAATGTTTTTTCAAATTCTTCCTTTAATGTGGATATAAATAAGTCAACAGCATATTTATCATAACGAAATTTAAGGTTTTTATATTCAACGTCCATTAAAATCAGTCCAGAGGACGACATGGGCTTTAAACCAGGCGAATAGTGGGGGTTTAAATACTCTGGAATCCTTTCCGGATCAATTTCACCTTTTCCACATTGATAAAGCACCATTATCATCTTTCGGACCATTTTCCAGAGAAAACTCTGCCCTACCACATCAACAATTATTGTCTGTCCATTTTTAGAAATATTTATACTTTCCACAGTTCTAATGGGATTTCTCTCACTTCTTTTTGAAAAATTAAGAAAATTATGGGTGCCCACCATATACTCTGAAGCTATTTGCATTTTAGTAATATCCAGCCCTTCAAAATCAACCATAATATATCGATAATATCTCCTAAGAGCATATCTGGGTCTGAAACCAAAATGAACCGGTGCTTTTGCAATAAACTGCACTTCGGAAGGTAAGGCCTTGTTGATTTGATTGATTCTTATTTCTTTTTCACTTCTAAAGGCCACCACATTGCCCATAGCATGTACCCCCTTATCTGTTCTTCCTGCTATGGAGAAACCAGATGCATCAGGACTTTCTATAAGTTCTATTTCCTGAAGGGCTTTAATAATTTCCCCTTCCACGGTGGGTACATCAGCCTGTCTTTGGAAACCACTAAAATTAGATCCAATATAGGCAACCTTCAAAGCGACTTTTCTCAATTTAGAACCTCAGGATATTTATAATATTATAATATTTTAAAGTATTTTCAGTAGAATAATAATATTTTAAGTTATCTAAGTGCCATTAATCTAATTAATTATAATCTTATGAGATAAGTATATCCTCATAATAAATCATTAGTAATATTGCTAATAAATATCTTTCATAATACGCTAATTACAGGAGTTTTATAATGAACAGGATCTGGGGTTATATAAGCGGAATTCTGGCCATGTTTTTTTTTGGAATATCCAGTCCTATTAATAAGATAATGCTCTATGAAATGGACCCCCTGGTTATTGCTGCTTTCACCTATTTGATAGCAGGGATATTTCTATTTGCAATACGTTTATCGCCATTAAAAGAAAGAATACTTGATTTTATTAATCACGACTCAAATAGTGAGATTTTTATTTCTAAAAAAGATTATATCATCATCCTGTTAACTGCCATCTTCAGTTCCGTTATTGGCCCTATTGCATTCTTATACGGTTTGAGACAAACCAGTGCCATTGATGCCTCTCTTTTATTAAACACTGAAGTTTTGTTTATTATTTTTATGAGTTTTATCATCTTTAAGGATATCTTAAAGAGAAAAGATGTTTTTGGAATCTTTTTAATTGTATTGGGGGCCATAGTTTTAGCAACTAAAGGAGAATTTGATGAATTATTTGTTAATCAAAATTTCATCGGTAGTTTGCTTATAATAAGCGCTTCCTTTTTCTGGAGCGTGGATACGGTTTTAAGTAAATTTTTAAGTAATAAAAGAGACCTTATTTTAATATCAGCCCTTAAAAGTTCAATTGGAGGATTATTATTATTTTTAATCATCTTAATTATAGGTATTGATATCCTGGTACCTTATGATCTTTTATCCCTGCTCCTATTTACTGCCATTTTCAGTGTGGCTTTAGCCTTTATCGTGCTTTACTTTGCCTTAAGGGAAATCGGATCAAGCAGAGTAGGAGCCATTTTTCCTTTAGCATCTCTTTTTGGATCAGTTTCTGCTTTTCTAATATTAGGAGAATCATTCTCTATTTTAGAAATAATTTTTGGTAGTTTAATGCTTTTAGGAGTTTATATTCTTTACTGGGACCCTAAATTAAAGGGAAATAAAAAACCCCTTGCCCGGGATAATGATAAAAATATTAAATAATTGATGATAATATTCAAATAAACTGATAATCCCTCTAAAAACCCATAGCTTAAATAATCATAATTAAAAGAATTGTGATTGGAATAAGCTAAGAGACAAATTAAAAATATTCAAATCAATATATAAAGGTGTTAAAATGTCATTTTCTGATAATAAAATGTTAATCATGCCGGCAGTGGATATTAAAAATGGTAAGTGTGTACAGTTAGTACAGGGCCAACCCGGTACAGAACAGGTAATTATTGAGAATCCTCAAAAAGTAGCTCGCAAATGGCAAGATCTGGGAGCAGAGATTATTCATGTGATTGATCTGGATGGTGC
This genomic interval carries:
- a CDS encoding nucleotide sugar dehydrogenase translates to MTEEKIRIALFGLGHMGLPTAALFADNGYKVVGIDINSETVSMVNDGKSPIMEPGLDELVENVVKKGLLSADNGISTLVKDSNVMIVVVPTPVDENKCSDLSAVISACESIAKVLNKDDLVIIESTIPPHTCQNIIIPLLEKSGLKASKDFGVAYTPERALPQNTLYEMTHNARVIGGVDQKSAKKAAALYGKITKGEVITVENLVTAEMVKLMENTYRDTNIALANELALVCESLGIDAIHAINAANYHPRVNIHNPGPGVGGHCLSIDPYFIVEMAKEGRYPARLIETAREINEFMPHHVAGLVKESLEACGKRLIDSKVGLLGVAYKGNVADARETPAEPFIRDIIQKGAEVLVHDPFVEENTIKNMGGVSVAFEDALNCDCVVLMTDHDIYRQITPEMIKNSILICTRPILDPAEFKKNGVIFKGVGRP
- the wecB gene encoding non-hydrolyzing UDP-N-acetylglucosamine 2-epimerase — protein: MKIAIIIGTRPEIIKMAPVIDEIKKRNIEFSMIHTGQHYDHEMSNQFFLDLELPEPHFNIGVGSGSHAEQTSEMMKGIEKVLKEEKPDLVMVQGDTNAVLSGSLVASKLHIPVGHVEAGLRSFDKTMPEEINRMVADVCSEIYYVPTEESAINLISEGINPKKIFITGNTVVDACLRNLKIAEKKSKDSLIPEAENVLTLTMHRAENVDDFERLNSIVQALIELNEFTIIFPIHPRTRKNLEKFGLYSRLMNTPHIKLIKPAGYLDFLLLLSKSHIILTDSGGLQEEAITLDVPCLTLRYNTERPETVHAGGNILVGAQKEKIIKAARKINRDKEARNKMKNAPNPYGDGKSSQKILDVTLKEFHEGNLTIKPPEDIMGSFNRKSEVINEKITVLEFEKSRNALLRLIYDKGEPKFPYPELNLYNKLVLFDEYL
- a CDS encoding DUF460 domain-containing protein, with amino-acid sequence MEEINLLYYNNFFKRDLNKNKALNLDNNGVSHDLLKDKPDNLEKSSFFRKDPWIIVGFDPGLTVGIAIIDLSGNLLFLSSFKEISKAEVINNIISFGRALIVATDVYPIPKSVKKLATALNSKIYAPSKIMSVESKKELVDSFIKTLSPGQVIENAHQRDALAAAIKTYKNYEKKLNQIEKKTSEMDLNPEEMDKIKSLFISGTPITKAINEVSGDKNSFNAMDKQRNEIKSPLSKKSPEDILPPHTYPDYATSKTDENNISLPESSEFILKLKKRIKTQEKQIKKQEGIIKNLRDKNKISRNKIQRNKKEISQLKSRIDKVHQDYSKDILLNKELSSKIELIKKLINQYKEEKSHRKRLEENLKSIHKIRSMEISKNDVPVKIVKSFTKEGIKEAGEYWKIKKGDVILLKTSRGGGSNTASVLVDIGLKAIIITDQMSHTAREVFEKEDIPVINADKLQLRMVDEFAIIKAETLNNEIAKWNSKLKEQRKKEEEKKLLTVIDEYRAKRKRKPVD
- the truA gene encoding tRNA pseudouridine(38-40) synthase TruA yields the protein MRKVALKVAYIGSNFSGFQRQADVPTVEGEIIKALQEIELIESPDASGFSIAGRTDKGVHAMGNVVAFRSEKEIRINQINKALPSEVQFIAKAPVHFGFRPRYALRRYYRYIMVDFEGLDITKMQIASEYMVGTHNFLNFSKRSERNPIRTVESINISKNGQTIIVDVVGQSFLWKMVRKMIMVLYQCGKGEIDPERIPEYLNPHYSPGLKPMSSSGLILMDVEYKNLKFRYDKYAVDLFISTLKEEFEKTFNQAMVEQSMLQNMIELQEKK
- a CDS encoding DMT family transporter — encoded protein: MNRIWGYISGILAMFFFGISSPINKIMLYEMDPLVIAAFTYLIAGIFLFAIRLSPLKERILDFINHDSNSEIFISKKDYIIILLTAIFSSVIGPIAFLYGLRQTSAIDASLLLNTEVLFIIFMSFIIFKDILKRKDVFGIFLIVLGAIVLATKGEFDELFVNQNFIGSLLIISASFFWSVDTVLSKFLSNKRDLILISALKSSIGGLLLFLIILIIGIDILVPYDLLSLLLFTAIFSVALAFIVLYFALREIGSSRVGAIFPLASLFGSVSAFLILGESFSILEIIFGSLMLLGVYILYWDPKLKGNKKPLARDNDKNIK